GACCAGCCTCTCCATTTTAACCGGACTTTAGTGCCGGTATTCTCCGGGTTCGCCTCCCTTGCGGGGTGAAACATTGTAGTAGCGGTGGATTTCCTCACCCCACTCCTGGGACATGACCGGCCAGTCGTGCTTGTCGAAGCCGGGAGCGTTCTTCAGGTGCTCCTTGCTCTCGTCCAGGACGAACCGCTTGTGTTCGGGGTCCAGTTGAAGCGATTCGAAGGGGATGGCGAAGAGCTTGTCCCCCAAGCCGAGAAAGCCGCCGAAGGACAGCACTGCGTAATTGACGTTGCCGGTATCCGTATCGATCATGAGTTCTTCGATCTTGCCGAGATCTTCCCCTTGCAGGTTCACCACTTTGTC
The genomic region above belongs to Syntrophotaleaceae bacterium and contains:
- a CDS encoding PRC-barrel domain-containing protein — translated: MAIATGQGPGPKVMSASTLIGDKVVNLQGEDLGKIEELMIDTDTGNVNYAVLSFGGFLGLGDKLFAIPFESLQLDPEHKRFVLDESKEHLKNAPGFDKHDWPVMSQEWGEEIHRYYNVSPRKGGEPGEYRH